In Blautia wexlerae DSM 19850, a single window of DNA contains:
- a CDS encoding plasmid mobilization protein — protein MRKRNVQILFRLTEEEAEHLNELVRKSGRPKEAFLREMVRGYQLCEKPDPEFYKMMRELSAIGNRINQLAVKANALGFVDTPMLREEARKWHEFQIDIRKRYLLPRRSS, from the coding sequence ATGCGAAAAAGAAATGTGCAGATACTTTTCCGTCTGACTGAGGAGGAAGCCGAACACCTTAATGAGCTTGTGCGGAAATCGGGTCGCCCAAAAGAAGCCTTTTTAAGAGAAATGGTAAGGGGCTATCAGCTCTGCGAAAAGCCCGACCCAGAGTTCTATAAAATGATGCGTGAGCTGTCCGCCATTGGCAACCGTATCAATCAGCTTGCGGTTAAGGCAAACGCCCTCGGCTTTGTGGATACCCCGATGCTCCGTGAGGAAGCAAGGAAATGGCACGAGTTTCAGATTGACATTCGCAAAAGGTATCTGCTTCCACGCAGGTCATCGTAA
- a CDS encoding DUF3789 domain-containing protein gives MSEFLFFIIGTMLGGLFGVACMCCLQISRLSERKEVDNAKKKCADTFPSD, from the coding sequence ATGAGTGAGTTCTTATTTTTCATTATTGGCACAATGCTCGGCGGTCTGTTCGGTGTTGCGTGTATGTGTTGCTTGCAGATAAGCAGACTTTCCGAGAGAAAGGAAGTGGACAATGCGAAAAAGAAATGTGCAGATACTTTTCCGTCTGACTGA
- a CDS encoding DUF3991 and TOPRIM domain-containing protein, whose protein sequence is MRTNRPYVQIDPDVLERVRQIDLLSYLREFEPSNLVKVKGTSNVYCTAEHDSLKISNGKWYWWSRGFGGYSALDYLIKVKEYDFVEAVEILTGQTMADWKPPPAPKKDKPKVLLLPPKNKDCNRVIQYLFGRGIDYQLIQECISDGTLYESADYHNAVFIGKDESGTPKYAALRGTLGSTFKQDASGSDKQYSFRLLAKKPADTVHLFEAAIDLLSYATYLKCEGKDYKSENLLSLSGVYQPKKEMKDSKIPIALTTFLSANPQIKTIVLHLDNDKVGRLCTATLKELLQKDYKIVDDPPPVGKDFNDFLLSYLKIARPKLKRERSDVR, encoded by the coding sequence TTGAGAACTAACCGACCCTACGTGCAGATTGACCCAGATGTGCTTGAACGGGTACGCCAGATTGACCTGTTATCCTATCTGCGTGAGTTTGAGCCGAGCAATCTCGTTAAGGTCAAAGGCACAAGCAATGTGTACTGTACAGCAGAACACGACAGCTTAAAGATTTCCAACGGCAAATGGTATTGGTGGTCGAGAGGTTTCGGCGGCTATTCTGCCCTCGACTATCTCATCAAGGTCAAGGAATATGACTTCGTAGAAGCCGTGGAAATTCTCACGGGACAGACGATGGCGGACTGGAAGCCACCCCCTGCTCCCAAGAAAGATAAACCGAAAGTCCTGCTCCTGCCGCCAAAAAATAAGGATTGTAACCGAGTGATACAGTATCTTTTCGGGCGTGGTATTGACTATCAGCTCATACAGGAGTGTATCTCAGACGGCACGCTTTATGAGAGTGCCGATTATCACAATGCTGTTTTTATCGGCAAAGATGAAAGCGGAACACCGAAATATGCTGCCCTGCGAGGCACTCTCGGCAGCACTTTCAAGCAGGACGCATCGGGCAGCGACAAGCAGTATTCGTTCCGACTTCTGGCAAAGAAGCCTGCGGATACCGTGCATTTATTTGAAGCCGCCATTGATTTACTGTCCTACGCCACCTATCTAAAGTGTGAGGGAAAGGACTATAAATCGGAAAATCTGCTTTCTTTATCGGGCGTGTATCAGCCAAAGAAAGAGATGAAGGACAGCAAAATCCCCATAGCTCTCACAACTTTTTTGAGTGCCAATCCACAAATTAAGACCATAGTTCTGCATCTGGATAATGATAAGGTAGGCAGGCTTTGTACCGCTACTTTGAAGGAACTGTTGCAGAAAGACTACAAAATCGTTGATGATCCTCCGCCTGTCGGCAAGGACTTCAACGATTTTTTGTTGTCCTATCTGAAAATTGCAAGACCAAAGCTTAAGCGTGAAAGGAGTGATGTCCGTTGA